A single Cryptococcus neoformans var. grubii H99 chromosome 7, complete sequence DNA region contains:
- a CDS encoding 20S proteasome subunit beta 6, translated as MALYAPPPPSYQDHAAGPVQHHGFNPYSDNGGSILAIAGKDFSIIAGDTRQSEGYSIQTRYARKVWQLTDKVVLATNGFAADGNNFVKRVKQRLEWYEHAHNKSMGLKSIARMIQTMLYGKRFFPYYVYNILGGIEEDGSGAVYSFDPVGSYEREACRAAGAAQSLIQPFLDNQVYFRNQQPEPGAAPFVPGNLPLSTVLSLVVDSFTSATERHIEVGDGMEIYVVMAKGRSTNDLLGEGNLVPGMEVEELPSLGEGGGERSFLVRMPLKRD; from the exons ATGGCCCTCTACgctcctccaccgccttCTTACCAGGATCACGCAGCCGGACCCGTCCAACA CCATGGATTCAACCCTTACAGTGACAACGGTGGTTCCATCCTTGCTATTGCCGGCAAGGATTTTAGCATCATAGCAGGAGACACCAGACAGTCGGAAGGATACAGCATTCAAACCCGATATGCCCGTAAAGTTTGGCAATT AACCGACAAAGTGGTCTTGGCTACCAACGGTTTTGCGGCGGACGGAAACAATTTCGTTAAGAGAGTAAAGCAAAGATTAGAA TGGTACGAGCACGCCCATAACAAGTCTATGGGCCTCAAATCTATCGCTAGGATGATCCAAACGATGCTTTACGGAAAGCGATTCTTCCCTTACTATGTATACAACATTTTGGGTGGtatcgaagaagacg GATCCGGAGCTGTCTACTCATTTGACCCTGTTGGCTCTTACGAGCGAGAAGCTTGCCGTGCTGCGGGTGCTGCTCAATCACTCATCCAACCCTTCCTTGACAACCAAGTTTATTTCAGGAACCAACAACCCGAACCTGGAGCTGCTCCTTTCGTCCCCGGTAACCTTCCCCTCTCGACCGTTCTTTCCCTTGTCGTCGACTCCTTCACTTCCGCAACTGAAAGACATATTGAAGTCGGAGATGGTATGGAGATCTACGTTGTTATGGCCAAGGGAAGGTCGACAAACGATTTGCTTGGGGAAGGTAACTTAGTGCCTGGCatggaggttgaggagttACCTTCTCTTGGGGAAGGCGGTGGTGAAAGATCATTTTTGGTGAGGATGCCCTTAAAGAGGGATTAG
- a CDS encoding plasma membrane fusion protein PRM1 → MSCPQPPPKFVNPDEIIPLSPPVKPPFAQYAASPLPATPHTPYSPPLPSRRSETIPLQPYLSLLPRILLTFFSPCLLPMILTIAHLIQNRSSTASLATSLKSSVLSACSGLAKGAASIKTLPRYLATQTNQEAIRATQASILAIGTMLMDAITIIEAVVNFIVDTYRSMLLCTIELAVRGTLEILISAVQNISDGITDTLNSVRSNIQDDIGDANDIIQTAVNAINKVTTLVNLNISVPEFSIPALSFLENVTIPTTFEDSLITLNSSLPTLAELKKKMNEIIDTPFEALISEINSTRFEMAASFNSSILPVPSLSSLSANSTQDLSNDLCSDLDTSLIDDTAKALHKLSNIAIGLMFLLLFLVWAVLAVWEWRKWKLMKDTVDAIEEEWDRDGKSDAWRMVAIVEHPVLERYSGNFLGKITKLPRTRTNLRWFLSYLAHPTCLALLFISLLGLLSIQFQLVALNALKAHAQSSVNTTVTASTNSLVTKLNAAALNSSQEYADSYNKAIAGYQDRINNGLFGSWVNTTAVILNSTLVEFYDEVENALNASFGGTILYNPINTFIYCILGSKITNLEKGLTWISEHAFVDLPTFPSDILLISNDSMTEIATPIASAAVGSGDGDDDDDGVVGTLISHFESALKVERTFYGIMLGVWLALFLIGLAVVIWHSGGREKFMALRGVPSSSSPSGYGPPEPKHPRWKAWLTNNHPIYDSYAEKQFRGTTSTNPLENYTHADVPNVNDGNDDNEKSFFKMRDSHGARPFGSHPTSAIRSTIASLAAPGQNFLKLSGCKLTDTMTPYDDKVPIAPAQTSEKYSRDHASSPLPRPSSDSSESSAAQPLWVDKFYGAFEGVKSFFPTRGQRLGAALARKASQRTEGSFGASQVPTARTPGHDWVGERQCAPEKKAAPEWSMVDPGMMGRALDDDQGRYPRVLPPSEMAVANYDPHPVYPRPMSRAPTLGEGMIIPSTTIHPDPFLDMPPLPPKRKRISIDYLEEYESSHSRSSREDSRQGGVTSPASSSMSYFAAEPQLVSVSKVQVGVGQKGEHATRALAEIVKELQKKREREDPFGDDYE, encoded by the exons ATGTCCTGCCCacaacctcctcccaaATTTGTCAACCCTGACGAGATAATTCCCCTATCTCCACCTGTCAAACCGCCCTTCGCCCAATATGCTGCGTCTCCTCTCCCAGCAACACCTCACACCCCTTACTCCCCACCATTACCCTCTCGACGGTCAGAGACCATACCTCTGCAACCATATCTCTCGTTATTACCGCGAATTTTGcttaccttcttctcgccgtGCCTTTTACCCATGATTCTCACCATTGCCCATCTCATACAAAACCGTTCTTCTACAGCTTCCCTCGCCACTTCACTCAAGTCCTCGGTCCTCTCTGCATGCTCAGGTCTTGCAAAGGGAGCAGCATCCATCAAAACCCTGCCAAGATATTTGGCCACGCAGACAAACCAAGAGGCCATAAGGGCGACACAAGCGAGTATTTTAGCCATTGGGACCATGTTGATGGATGCAATCACCATAATTGAGGCTGTTGTCAACTTTATAGTAGATACATATAGGAGCATGTTGCTGTGCACCATTGAGCTGGCTGTAAGGGGGACTTTGGAGATTTTGATATCTGCCGTGCAAAAC ATTTCTGATGGGATCACGGATACTCTGAATTCAGTTCGTAGTAATATACAAGATGATATCGGTGACGCCAACGATATTATCCAGACTGCCGTAAATGCTATCAAT AAAGTGACAACACTTGTCAATCTAAACATCTCTGTACCCGAGTTCTCCATCCCCGCACTATCATTCCTGGAGAATGTCACAATTCCTACTACATTTGAGGACAGTCTTATCACCCTCAactcctcccttcccacgCTAGCCGAGCTtaagaagaaaatgaacGAAATCATTGATACCCCTTTTGAAGCTCTCATCAGCGAGATTAATTCGACTCGTTTCGAAATGGCGGCTAGTTTCAACTCATCCATTCTTCCTGTTCCCTCGCTGTCTTCCCTTTCTGCCAACAGTACCCAAGATCTTTCCAACGACCTTTGCTCTGACCTTGATACTTCCCTGATTGATGATACAGCCAAGGCGTTGCACAAGCTTTCCAACATTGCGATCGGTTTGATGTTCCTGttgcttttccttgtttGGGCTGTTCTGGCAGTATGGGAATGGCGAAAATGGAAGCTCATGAAGGACACGGTCGATGCCattgaggaagagtgggacagagatggaaaaagtGATGCATGGAGAATGGTAGCGATCGTTGAGCATCCAGTGTTGGAAAGATATTCAGGGAATTTCTTGGGGAAGATAACGAAGCTGCCACGCACGAGAACAAATCTACGATGGTTCT TGTCCTACCTTGCGCATCCGACTTGTCTTGCGCTCCTGTTCATATCGCTGCTCGGTCTCCTCTCCATACAATTCCAGCTTGTCGCTCTCAATGCTCTCAAGGCACATGCCCAGTCTAGCGTCAATACCACTGTCACCGCTTCCACCAACTCACTGGTCACCAAGTTGAACGCTGCGGCCTTGAATAGTAGCCAAGAATATGCCGATTCGTATAACAAGGCTATTGCAGGGTATCAAGACAGGATCAACAATGGGCTTTTCGGAAGCTGGGTGAACACTACAGCAGTAATTCTCAATTCCACCCTTGTAGAATTTTATGACGAAGTTGAAAACG CACTCAATGCTTCATTCGGGGGTACCATTCTCTACAACCCAATCAATACTTTCATCTACTGTATCCTCGGCTCCAAGATCACCAACCTCGAAAAGGGTCTCACGTGGATATCCGAGCACGCTTTTGTCGACCTTCCTACCTTTCCATCCGATATTCTTCTTATCTCCAATGACTCAATGACCGAGATTGCAACTCCTATCGCATCGGCAGCCGTCGGTTctggagatggtgatgatgatgatgatggtgtAGTTGGAACTTTGATCTCTCATTTTGAGAGTGCTCTCAAGGTGGAAAGGACTTTCTACGGTATCATGTTGGGTGTCTGGCTGGCACTGTTCCTGATTGGCCTCGCGGTGGTGATTTGGCACAGTGGTGGACGAGAAAAATTCATGGCTTTACGAGGCgtaccatcctcttcaagccCATCTGGTTACGGTCCTCCTGAACCCAAACACCCAAGGTGGAAAGCATGGCTAACGAACAACCATCCCATCTACGATTCCTACGCAGAGAAGCAATTCCGCGGTACAACATCAACCAACCCCTTGGAAAATTACACCCATGCTGATGTTCCTAACGTGAACGACGGAAACGATGACAATGAGaagagcttcttcaaaatgCGCGATTCACATGGTGCACGGCCATTTGGATCTCACCCCACCTCTGCTATTCGTTCCACTATTGCCTCGTTAGCTGCGCCTGGACAGAACTTCCTCAAACTGTCAGGTTGCAAGCTAACTGATACCATGACACCATATGATGACAAGGTACCAATTGCACCAGCACAAACTTCTGAAAAGTACTCTCGAGACCATGCTAGTTCGCCATTACCTCGACCTTCCTCGGATTCATCTGAGTCAAGTGCAGCTCAGCCGCTTTGGGTTGACAAGTTCTATGGCGCTTTCGAGGGTGTAAAGTCTTTCTTTCCTACAAGAGGCCAGCGGCTTGGAGCCGCCTTGGCGAGGAAAGCTAGTCAAAGAACCGAAGGAAGTTTCGGTGCGAGTCAAGTGCCCACGGCCCGGACGCCAGGGCACGACTGGGTTGGGGAACGTCAATGTGCGCCTGAGAAAAAGGCTGCGCCAGAATGGTCGATGGTCGATCCAGGAATGATGGGTCGCGCTTTAGACGATGATCAAGGAAGATACCCAAGAGTCCTCCCACCTAGCGAAATGGCAGTTGCCAATTATGATCCCCATCCTGTCTACCCACGGCCAATGTCTCGGGCTCCGACTCTCGGAGAAGGTATGATCATCCCTTCAACCACGATTCACCCAGACCCTTTCCTAGACATGCCACCGCTTCCTCCCAAACGTAAACGCATTTCTATCGATTATCTTGAGGAGTACGAGTCCTCCCATTCCCGCTCTTCCCGTGAGGATAGCAGGCAAGGTGGAGTGACCTCtcctgcctcttcttccatgtCATATTTTGCGGCTGAGCCACAGTTGGTGAGTGTCTCAAAGGTACAAGTGGGAGTAGGACAAAAGGGAGAACATGCTACAAGGGCGTTGGCCGAAATTGTGAAGGAATTacagaagaaaagggagagagaagatcCCTTTGGCGATGATTATGAATGA
- a CDS encoding L-fucose transporter produces the protein MLKAPGTLFFHSSTKLSARNTVKMFFKKKAANLTAVDYTDLSKSELYFAFSLVSSLFFLWGLSYGLLDVLNKHFLTIFGLTKTQSTLLQFAYFISYLLVAPPMGIFMRKYGYKKGIHIGLGLFSIGAVLFWPSAKYEKYGMFIAFTFVAASGLATLETAANSYITVLGPPAQSAMRLTFAQGFNGIATVVGPIIASHTFFNGANQYSLDTVQYVYLALACFAFLLNVLVGFATLPEVKQTVTTEQQDKISGQSFWKQYHTLFGALSQFFYTGAQVAVASFTIFYITEQPGISPPYSSATASNLFSGCQALFTFGRFLGVVYLRWIDPSFALFVNGVGLCLFSILTATIPGHGGIGCLFMIFFFESICYPVIFSVATADLGSYAKIGSGVVALGVSGGAAYPSIQGAVSDHVNTWRSFFIPLTGFVPLMIYGFTMWIINSRKYGGKLTIWGNKTAPNVEAILQAQAEASVENVETASITSKEKTAQEFKEYA, from the exons ATGTTAAAGGCCCCCGGtacactcttcttccattcttcaACTAAATTGAGTGCGAGGAACACAGTCAAGATGTTcttcaagaagaaagcaGCCAACCTTACCGCGGTCGACTATACTGACCTGTCAAAGTCAGAATTGTattttgccttttccctGGTCTCCTCCTTG TTCTTCCTGTGGGGTCTTTCTTACGGTCTGCTAGATGTCCTCAATAAGCACTTTCTCACAATCT TTGGTCTTACCAAGACCCAATCAACCTTATTGCAATTTGCCTACTTCATTTCGTATCTACTTGTAGCTCCTCCTATGGGTATCTTCATGCGCAAATACGGTTACAAGAAG GGTATCCACATTGGTCTCGGCCTCTTTTCCATTGGAGCGGTGCTCTTCTGGCCCTCGGCAAAGTATGAAAAGTACGGCATGTTCATTGCCTTTACTTTTGTTGCTGCTAGCGGTCTTGCAACCCTTGAAACGGCTGCCAACTCTTACATTACCGTCCTCGGCCCTCCTGCTCAATCTGCCATGAGGTTGACCTTTGCCCAAGGATTCAATGGTATCGCCACTGTAGTCGGTCCCATTATTGCCTCCcataccttcttcaacggAGCCAACCAATATAGTTTGGACACTGTGCAATATGTGTACCTCGCTCTCGCTTGTTTTGCATTTTTGCTCAACGTCTTGGTGGGCTTTGCAACCCTCCCTGAAGTTAAGCAGACAGTCACCACGGAACAGCAAGACAAGATCTCTGGTCAGAGCTTTTGGAAGCAATACCACACTCTCTTTGGAGCCC TTTCTCAGTTTTTCTACACCGGTGCCCAAGTCGCTGTGGCCTCCTTCACCATATTCTACATTACCGAGCAGCCCGGAATCTCCCCTCCCTACTCTTCCGCAACCGCTTCGAACCTTTTCTCGGGATGTCAAGCCCTCTTCACTTTTGGTCGATTCCTCGGTGTCGTTTACTTGCGATGGATTGACCCCTCATTTGCCTTGTTTGTCAACGGTGTTGGCCTTTGCTTGTTCAGTATTCTGACAGCTACTATTCCTGGCCACGGCGGTATTGGATGTTTGTtcatgatcttcttcttcgagtC TATCTGCTATCCCGTCATCTTCAGTGTCGCCACTGCCGACCTCGGCTCCTACGCCAAGATCGGTTCCGGTGTCGTTGCCTTGGGTGTCTCTGGTGGTGCCGCCTACCCCTCTATCCAAGGTGCCGTCTCAGATCATGTTAACACATGGCGATCGTTCTTCATTCCTCTTACTGGATTTGTTCCTCTGATGATTTATGGCTTCACCATGTGGATCATCAACAGCAGGAAGTATGGCGGTAAATTGACCATTTGGGGCAATAAA ACTGCCCCCAATGTCGAAGCGATACTGCAAGCTCAAGCCGAAGCTTCAGTTGAAAACGTGGAGACAGCTTCTATTACCAGCAAAGAGAAAACCGCTCAAGAGTTTAAAGAATACGCCTAG
- a CDS encoding glutamate-1-semialdehyde 2,1-aminomutase, with amino-acid sequence MKKFDAREEGAISHGRTFNNSPLTMVAGATAMERILTEDALKNLNALGDWMKEEINKMFTSDESPFLMTGLGSINQFHCTLSSNQNQVLDLLFFNLLERGFWITERGLVSLSFAMTEEDVQRFIVASVEATQKVKATLK; translated from the exons aTGAAGAA ATTTGACGCtagggaagaaggtgcaATATCACATGGAAGGACCTTCAATAACTCCCCGCTGACAATGGTTGCGGGTGCCACAGCGATGGAGAGGATCTTGACTGAGGATGCGCTGAAGAACTTGAATGCATTGGGTGATtggatgaaagaggagatcaACAAGATGTTCACAAGCGATGAATCGCCATTCCTG ATGACCGGGCTAGGTTCTATCAATCAGTTCCATTGCACTCTCTCATCAAACCAAAATCAGGTTCTggatcttctttttttcaacCTTCTTGAGAGAGGATTCTGGATAACTGAGCGAGGGCTCGTCAGTTTGAGTTTTGCCATGACCGAGGAAGACGTGCAGAGGTTTATCGTGGCGTCAGTAGAAGCAACACAAAAGGTGAAAGCAACGCTGAAGTAG
- a CDS encoding endopeptidase, with amino-acid sequence MLISLALLPLTLAATLPKVPSSLHLPLKVLESRQHSDDLSQRQAWLISQAKSMRAKYEPYLNEKGKELLKRDRMEKEGQMKRAQQSIDLIDIGLDGLYSAPIEIGTPPQQFIVIMDTGSSDLWVAEKGCTADFCSKTYTFDASNSFTFETEKKQFSIAYGSGNAGGYLANDTVSTGGFTIREQAFAVVTQAVDGLIDYPTSGLLGLAWNTIASSYSTPFWQALASSGTWDSPEMGVYLARFKGNSSAQMIEFDGGHFIFGGVDSTKFEGDLNYTPIGPGKRDFWKLPLEGMTVGGNPIDVSKGLLTGGKAPACAIDTGTTLIGVPTDMAAAIYAQIPGSSKVPTSVMGQEGYYQYPCDTNVDVKLKFGGVEYGISNTDMNFGTFTDDGKICIGTFFGQDVSPKSPVQWIVGAAFLKNVYTSFRYEPTAIGFAPLTTNVTLLHSKRMPITSEEAAINGTTLSSSSGAQSTGSVGMQQKGVLWSLLGLGVMFRLALTV; translated from the exons ATGCTCATTTCCCTCGCTCTCCTACCACTCACCCTTGCAGCAACGTTGCCTAAggtcccttcttccctccatcTACCATTGAAAGTGCTCGAATCTCGCCAGCACTCTGATGATCTCTCACAACGTCAAGCATGGCTGATCAGCCAGGCAAAATCTATGAGGGCAAAATACGAGCCATATCTCAacgagaaggggaaggagcTGTTAAAGAGGGATagaatggaaaaagaaggacagATGAAAAGAGCTCAACAGTCTATAGA CTTGATTGATATTGGCCTTGACGGTTTATACAGTGCTCCTATAGAGATTGG CACCCCACCTCAGCAGTTCATTGTCATCATGGATACTGGATCGTCTGATCT CTGGGTGGCGGAGAAAGGATGTACCGCCGACTTTTGCTCCAAGACATACACCTTTGATGCCAGCAATTCATTCACATTCGAAACTGAAAAAAAGCAGTTCAGCATTGCTTACGGATCCGGTAATGCGGGAGGCTATTTAGCAAATGACACCGTCTCAACTGGGGGGTTCACGATCCGTGAGCAAGCGTTTG CTGTGGTGACTCAAGCTGTTGACGGTCTGATCGATTACCCCACATCAGGTCTTTTGGGTCTGGCGTGGAACACCATTGCGTCCTCTTACTCAACCCCATTTTGGCAAGCCTTGGCTTCATCTGGTACTTGGGATTCACCAGAGATGGGTGTTTACCTCGCCAGATTCAAAGGTAATAGCAGCGCCCAGATGATTGAGTTTGATGGGGGGCATTTTATTTTTGG CGGGGTCGATTCAACCAAGTTTGAGGGTGATTTGAATTACACTCCAATCGGACCAGGGAAGAGGGATTTTTGGAAGCTTCCTTTGGAGGGTATGACAGTGGGTGGGAACCCTATCGATGTC TCTAAAGGCCTCCTAACCGGCGGCAAGGCCCCTGCTTGTGCTATCGATACTGGCACCACCCTCATCGGCGTGCCGACTGACATGGCCGCTGCGATTTATGCCCAAATCCCCGGCTCCTCCAAAGTGCCAACCTCGGTTATGGGGCAAGAGGGATATTATCAGTACCCGTGCGATACCAATGTTGATGTGAAACTCAAGTTTGGCGGCGTAGAGTATGGAATCTCCAATACGGACATGAATTTTGGGACTTTTACCGATGATGGCAAGATCTGTATTGGAACGTTCTTTGGGCAAGATGT GTCTCCGAAATCTCCAGTCCAATGGATTGTCGGCGCCGCATTCCTCAAAAACGTATACACCTCCTTCCGATACGAACCCACAGCTATCGGGTTTGCGCCTTTGACCACGAACgtcacccttcttcacagCAAAAGAATGCCCATCACCTCGGAAGAAGCGGCTATTAATGGGACCACTTTGAGCTCTTCTAGCGGGGCACAATCGACCGGCAGTGTCGGTATGCAGCAGAAAGGTGTGTTGTGGAGCCTGCTGGGGCTAGGAGTGATGTTCAGGCTTGCGTTGACCGTttga
- a CDS encoding endopeptidase translates to MHYLAVALPLLTLALAAPSNSVPLTPLNSRQYSEDLAERQSWLLDQAKGLRSKYAPHLGERGQELRRRDIIDEGITRRKRANQKRATGTVSLTDVGLDASYAGQVSIGTPAQDFLVIMDSGSSDLWVAGSTCTENFCKQTYTFDTSTSSSFITSSEAFNITYGSGDADGTLGTDTVSMAGFTVSDQTFGVVTSTSANLISYPLSGLMGLAWKSIASSGATPFWQTLAASGDWDSPEMGVYLKRYRGDNTASQIETDGGQILFGGLNTSLYNGSVNYISIDESEKDYWRIPLEAMVIQGNSVSIASSSGGSNPSCAIDTGTTLIGVPSQTANRIYSQIAGAEALSASSGYEGYYQYPCDTEVTVSLQFGGMSYSISNADMNLGSFTRDTSMCTGAFFAMDMSSRSPVQWIVGASFIKNVYTAFRYNPAAIGFAELVGGSSVSAGNPSSSTTGGGTSGSNGGGSSSGAMERKGVQLGWLVGAVAVGVAAMI, encoded by the exons ATGCACTACCTCGCCGTCGCCCTCCCACTCCTCACGCTAGCCCTCGCTGCACCCAGCAACAGCGTGCCTCTCACACCCCTCAACTCTAGACAGTACTCGGAGGACCTTGCCGAACGCCAGTCATGGCTGCTCGATCAAGCCAAAGGGCTGCGCAGCAAGTACGCTCCTCATCTCGGCGAGAGGGGACAAGAGCTTCGTAGGAGAGATATAATAGACGAGGGTATCACGAGGCGGAAGCGAGCAAACCAGAAGAGGGCTACGGGAACCGTTTC CCTTACAGATGTGGGTCTCGATGCTTCGTACGCTGGACAGGTGTCGATCGG CACACCGGCACAGGATTTCCTTGTGATCATGGACAGCGGCTCGTCTGATCT CTGGGTCGCTGGCTCTACATGTACAGAGAACTTTTGCAAACAGACATACACCTTTGACACCAGTACCTCGTCCTCGTTCATCACCAGCAGTGAGGCATTCAACATTACATATGGATCGGGCGACGCCGACGGGACTCTTGGCACGGACACTGTCTCGATGGCCGGCTTCACCGTTTCTGATCAGACTTTCG GTGTCGTCACTTCTACATCCGCTAATTTGATCAGTTACCCCCTTTCAGGTCTGATGGGCTTGGCATGGAAGTCGATTGCTTCTTCCGGCGCGACTCCCTTCTGGCAAACTCTTGCCGCCTCTGGTGACTGGGATTCCCCTGAAATGGGTGTTTACCTGAAGAGGTACAGGGGTGACAATACTGCGAGCCAGATTGAGACTGATGGCGGACAGATCCTCTTTGG TGGGCTTAATACGAGCTTGTATAATGGTAGTGTCAACTATATCTCTATCGACGAATCCGAAAAGGATTACTGGAGAATTCCGCTCGAGGCTATGGTCATCCAGGGCAACTCTGTCTCCAtcgcctcctcttccggcGGCAGCAACCCTTCTTGTGCTATCGACACTGGAACTACCCTCATTGGTGTCCCCTCCCAGACCGCTAACCGCATCTACTCCCAAATCGCGGGTGCGGAAGCGCTTTCCGCGTCTAGTGGCTACGAGGGCTACTATCAATACCCATGTGACACTGAAGTGACCGTCTCTCTCCAATTTGGCGGCATGTCTTATAGCATCTCCAATGCCGACATGAACCTCGGCTCTTTCACTAGGGATACTTCAATGTGTACCGGTGCCTTTTTTGCCATGGACAT GTCTTCCCGATCCCCCGTCCAATGGATCGTCGGTGCGTCCTTCATAAAGAATGTCTACACCGCTTTCCGATACAACCCTGCCGCCATTGGCTTTGCCGAGCTCGTTGGCGGTTCCTCCGTCTCTGCGGGCAATCCTTCTAGTTCCACCACTGGTGGCGGTACTTCTGGTTCTAACGGCGGTGGATCTTCCAGTGGGGCtatggagaggaagggtgtGCAGTTGGGATGGCTCGTCGGTGCTGTGGCTGTTGGCGTTGCCGCAATGATCTAG
- a CDS encoding cytochrome c heme-lyase, with protein sequence MKWNIGSSSIFTQVPVDHTPATSIPSDHPPISSSSSSRPPAQCPMHQADVSPPPAATNAPAKCPIQHDALDPTTHMPVNLSLSRQPDQKLDLPTERTASTIPRPSSAPGGEAYGTGGTWDYPSPQQFYNALVRKGWETPEDSVEVMVAIHNFLNERAWDEVLKWEKRLPGGDQSQLARFQGRPGELSPKARFHLWAGKLFPSKFNTEPPFDRHDWVVTRPSSSAPQETVTARYVIDYYSAPPDEDGNPVFSLDVRPALDSLEAIKQRISVGVEEWLRGDVD encoded by the exons ATGAAGTGGAACATCGGCTCTTCATCTATTTTTACCCAGGTCCCTGTGGACCACACCCCGGCCACATCTATCCCTTCAGACCACCCTcccatttcctcttcctcgtcttctcgtCCCCCCGCTCAGTGCCCTATGCATCAAGCCGACGTctcccctcctccagcCGCCACAAACGCCCCGGCAAAGTGCCCTATCCAGCACGACGCTCTCGATCCCACAACCCACATGCCCGTGaacctctccctttcccgtCAGCCTGACCAAAAACTCGATCTCCCTACCGAACGTACTGCCTCTACCATTCCCcgtccttcctctgccCCTGGCGGTGAAGCTTATGGGACAGGTGGCACGTGGGACTATCCGTCCCCCCAGCAATTCTACAATGCCCTCGTAaggaaaggatgggaaaCTCCCGAGGATAGTGTAGAGGTCATGGTGGCAATTCATAACTTTTTGAATGAGAGGGCTTGGGATGAGGTTTTGAAGTGGGAAAAGAGGTTACCTGGCGGAGACCAATCGCAGCTGGCGAGATTTCAAGGTAGACCGGGAGAGTTGAGCCCCAAGGCGAGATTCCACCTTTGGGCGGGCAAGTTGTTCCCTTCTAAATTCAA CACCGAGCCTCCTTTCGATAGACATGACTGGGTGGTTACCCGTCCCTCGTCTTCTGCGCCTCAGGAAACAGTGACCGCCCGATACGTTATCGATTACTACTCTGCACCCCCAGACGAAGACGGAAACCCTGTCTTCTCTTTAGATGTGCGCCCAGCGCTGGATAGTTTGGAGGCAATCAAGCAGAGGATCAGCGTAGGTGTTGAGGAGTGGTTGAGAGGGGATGTGGATTAG
- a CDS encoding CDK-activating kinase assembly factor MAT1 — translation MSRIPPKKLAPSSSAIRRPAQPTHRAPQLKQTGPRGKGHEDGYLYVAGVKDPSKRVTEYRTEQDVCPICHTDRQFNKNLRLLVSPCYHKMCESCIDRLFTLGPEPCPQCGRILRKVNFAHQTFEDLKVEKEVSVRRRMADIFNKRRDDFESDRQYDDYLELVEDLTFNLLNDVSIPETEARITEWQRQNESVIQTNKHKAEEESMSQSKREEIERRAREERMRMIEEAERVERMEDERIKGEVTQALAKGETKRAREIEIEAREAKRLRAEALFKFVPPSLLSAQPREDVSHSPLSPSYNGPFIPIPYSDPDTAPWAGWYEAKGEYVDRRSGVMFIREDREERVRGGGYDLQLFWEMEVRSAVEALGVEPLV, via the exons ATGTCTCGAATACCTCCGAAGAAGCTCGCTCCATCGTCCTCTGCCATCCGCAGGCCGGCCCAACCCACTCATAGAGCACCCCAGCTCAAACAGACTGGCCCTCGCGGAAAAGGTCATGAAGATGGATATCTCTACGTTGCTGGAGTCAAGGATCCTAGTAAGCGCGTTACAGAGTATCGC ACGGAACAAGATGTATGCCCTATCTGCCATACAGATCGACAATTCAACAAGAATCTGCGACTACTCGTCTCTCCTTGCTATCATAAGAT GTGCGAATCGTGTATCGATCGTCTCTTCACTCTCGGCCCTGAACCATGTCCTCAATGCGGCCGTATCCTTCGTAAAGTAAACTTTGCGCATCAGACGTTTGAAGATCTCAAagtggaaaaggaagttTCAGTTCGACGGCGAATGGCTGACAT ATTCAACAAGCGGAGAGATGATTTTGAAAGTGATCGACAGTATGACGATTACCTCGAACTCGTCGAAGACCTTA CATTTAATCTTCTCAACGACGTTTCCATCCCTGAGACCGAAGCCCGTATCACTGAATGGCAACGCCAAAACGAATCCGTCATCCAAACCAACAAACACaaggctgaagaggaaTCCATGTCTCAATCCAAGCGGGAAGAGATCGAGCGTCGggcaagagaagagaggatgaggatgattgAAGAGGCCGAGCGGgttgagaggatggaggatgagagaatAAAGGGCGAGGTGACGCAGGCCCTTGCAAAGGGCGAAACAAAACGGGCGAGGGAAATTGAGATTGAagcgagagaagcaaaACGATTACGCGCCGAAGCGCTCTTCAAATTCGTGCCCCCGTCACTTTTATCGGCCCAACCTCGAGAAGACGTTTCTCATTCTCCGTTATCACCGTCATACAATGGGCCATTCATCCCTATACCGTATTCGGACCCTGATACCGCCCCTTGGGCCGGGTGGTATGAGGCCAAGGGAGAGTATGTGGATAGACGATCGGGCGTGATGTTCATCAGGGAAGAtagagaggagagagttagaggaggaggatatgaTCTGCAGTTGTtctgggagatggaagtgagAAGCGCAGTTGAAGCATTGGGCGTTGAGCCATTGGTGTAA